In one window of Fimbriimonadia bacterium DNA:
- a CDS encoding N(4)-(beta-N-acetylglucosaminyl)-L-asparaginase has product MPTVFVSTWSFGRICVNEAWSVWERHADLLTAVEHGLAQVELDPSVTSVGYGGMPNSEGVVELDAGLMDGETLRCGGVAGVQGIVPVISLARRVLEETPHVMLVGENAQKFAIRHGFEVRQLLTTQALERYQEWQMKQTMPMTAHDTHDTCTCVGTDGKHVVAGCTTSGLAWKMPGRVGDSAIFGAGLYADDEVGGAGATGVGEDIWRFLLSYRAVDGMRAGLSPMQSCRVAIAEMVRRRPNTTARCSAVFAVSKEGEWGAAASKEGFTAQVCIDGNFEEVPIPGIESLKEG; this is encoded by the coding sequence ATGCCAACGGTTTTCGTCTCCACTTGGTCTTTCGGTCGGATTTGCGTGAACGAGGCATGGAGCGTGTGGGAGCGACATGCCGACCTTCTCACCGCGGTCGAGCACGGACTTGCCCAGGTCGAGTTGGACCCCTCGGTCACCTCGGTGGGCTATGGCGGAATGCCCAACTCCGAGGGTGTGGTGGAGCTGGACGCGGGCTTGATGGATGGCGAGACCCTGAGGTGCGGCGGAGTGGCCGGGGTGCAAGGGATCGTGCCCGTCATCAGCCTCGCACGCAGGGTGCTGGAGGAGACTCCTCACGTGATGCTGGTGGGAGAGAACGCGCAGAAGTTCGCCATCCGTCACGGATTCGAGGTGCGGCAGCTACTCACCACCCAGGCACTAGAACGGTACCAGGAGTGGCAGATGAAGCAGACCATGCCCATGACCGCGCACGACACGCACGACACGTGCACTTGCGTCGGAACCGACGGCAAGCACGTAGTAGCAGGGTGCACCACCAGCGGCCTGGCATGGAAGATGCCTGGTCGCGTGGGCGACTCTGCTATCTTCGGAGCCGGACTCTATGCGGACGATGAGGTGGGTGGCGCGGGCGCGACGGGTGTCGGCGAAGACATCTGGCGCTTCTTGCTGAGCTACCGCGCGGTGGATGGCATGCGTGCAGGCCTATCACCCATGCAGTCGTGCCGCGTGGCCATCGCGGAGATGGTGAGGCGAAGACCCAACACCACCGCTCGCTGCAGCGCCGTGTTCGCCGTGAGCAAAGAGGGTGAGTGGGGAGCCGCAGCCTCCAAAGAAGGCTTCACGGCCCAAGTATGCATTGACGGCAACTTCGAAGAGGTGCCCATTCCAGGGATCGAATCGCTGAAGGAGGGCTGA